The Prevotella melaninogenica genome has a segment encoding these proteins:
- the folB gene encoding dihydroneopterin aldolase: protein MKLMTSYILLQGLHFHACIGVGEQERVVGNEYVLDLRLGYPFAKAMENDDVADTLNYAEAFNVIREVMKQPARLLESVAGSIVEALCAAFPMLSSIDLKLVKLNPPMGADSDGAGVELHLINDKTEV from the coding sequence ATGAAATTAATGACAAGTTATATACTTCTGCAAGGTCTTCACTTCCATGCTTGTATCGGAGTAGGGGAGCAGGAGCGAGTAGTCGGTAATGAGTATGTGCTCGACTTGCGGTTAGGCTATCCCTTTGCAAAGGCAATGGAGAATGATGATGTTGCTGACACGCTGAACTATGCAGAGGCTTTTAATGTCATAAGAGAAGTCATGAAACAACCCGCTCGCCTGTTAGAATCTGTCGCTGGGTCCATTGTCGAGGCATTGTGTGCGGCTTTCCCAATGCTAAGTAGTATCGACTTAAAACTCGTGAAACTTAATCCTCCAATGGGTGCTGACAGTGATGGGGCAGGCGTGGAATTACACTTAATAAATGATAAAACCGAGGTTTAG
- a CDS encoding N-acetylmuramoyl-L-alanine amidase, which translates to MFKKISLLLVFLVLSVSLSWAADGRFTLVIDPGHGGHDAGAIGAISKEKDINLNIALAFGRYVERNLPDVNVIYTRKTDVFIPLHQRADIANKAKADLFISVHTNSVGSGRYVKGFQVYTLGMHRAKANLDVAMRENSVISMEKGYQQTYQGFDPNSSESYIMFEFMQNANMERSVELARMIQNSVCSSAGRIDKGVHQAGFLVLRESYMPSCLIELGFITAADEEEYLNSPEGIDAMAKGIYNAFVQYKNAYDTRIVVPYRPVENKRIVIDRVVPTAPTTKPRPVSPIERSRSVAPVQRSRSTVPVEQPRSSTPAPPARPMNKVQEAKKRISDAIRELLPCNDSEAGTAKSVPVFKVQVLASNRQLRSGSELFRGHTDIDCVQEGNFYKYFIGSSTNYNDISRLRGKLLKDFPQAFIIAYKNGVRMDVNQAIAEFLKNKKNK; encoded by the coding sequence ATGTTTAAGAAAATATCGCTTCTCCTTGTTTTCTTGGTCTTGTCGGTAAGCCTGTCATGGGCTGCAGACGGACGGTTCACACTTGTTATTGACCCTGGTCATGGTGGTCATGACGCTGGTGCGATAGGTGCAATATCTAAGGAGAAGGACATCAACTTGAATATAGCCTTGGCTTTTGGTCGTTATGTTGAGAGGAATCTGCCAGATGTCAATGTGATTTATACCCGTAAGACCGACGTGTTTATCCCTTTGCATCAACGTGCCGATATAGCCAACAAAGCTAAGGCAGACCTTTTTATATCCGTACATACGAACTCTGTGGGTTCGGGTCGCTATGTAAAGGGTTTCCAAGTGTACACCTTAGGTATGCACCGTGCGAAGGCTAATCTCGATGTGGCTATGCGAGAGAATAGTGTAATCTCAATGGAGAAAGGCTATCAGCAGACCTATCAGGGTTTTGACCCAAACTCCTCAGAGAGTTATATCATGTTTGAATTCATGCAGAATGCGAACATGGAGCGGAGTGTTGAGTTAGCCCGAATGATACAGAACTCTGTTTGTTCGTCTGCAGGACGTATTGATAAGGGTGTTCATCAGGCAGGTTTCCTCGTGTTGAGAGAGAGTTATATGCCAAGTTGTTTGATAGAGTTAGGCTTCATTACGGCAGCTGATGAGGAGGAATATCTGAACTCTCCAGAGGGTATAGATGCTATGGCAAAGGGTATTTACAATGCTTTTGTACAATACAAGAATGCCTATGACACACGAATTGTGGTGCCTTACCGCCCTGTTGAGAACAAGCGAATCGTGATAGATCGTGTTGTCCCAACTGCTCCAACAACTAAACCGCGTCCTGTTTCGCCAATAGAGCGTTCCCGTTCTGTGGCTCCTGTGCAGCGTTCTCGTTCTACAGTACCCGTAGAGCAGCCACGTTCTTCCACCCCAGCACCCCCAGCTCGCCCTATGAATAAGGTACAAGAGGCGAAGAAGAGGATCTCAGATGCGATTCGAGAGTTGCTCCCTTGTAATGATTCTGAGGCTGGAACGGCAAAGAGCGTACCTGTCTTTAAGGTTCAGGTGTTGGCTTCTAACCGTCAGTTACGGTCGGGTAGTGAACTCTTCCGTGGGCATACAGACATTGATTGTGTACAAGAAGGTAACTTTTATAAGTATTTTATAGGCTCCAGTACGAATTATAACGACATCTCACGCTTGCGTGGAAAGCTGTTGAAAGACTTCCCACAAGCTTTTATTATTGCCTACAAAAACGGTGTACGTATGGATGTCAACCAAGCAATAGCAGAGTTTCTCAAGAATAAAAAGAATAAGTAA
- a CDS encoding MlaD family protein, producing MKKFFTPQVRIAIVAILAIVVLFFGIQFLRGISLFSNDAHYKIKFNDITGLSTSTPVYARGFKVGIVRNIDYDYDKLGESITVDVDVEKTLRIPEGTTAEIVSDIMGNVKVVLQFGKSTKFLEPNGWIDGGINDGTLGDLKSMVPSIQKMLPKLDSILGSVNTLLADPALQSSVHNVDKITANLTTSTRELNTLLAQVNGSLPVMTAKAGRVMDNANGMMVNANRGITEARGAIRGVNTMMSNLNNKVNGLDVEATMAKVNTTLDNMNSLTAKLNSNEGTMGLMLNDASLYNNLNSTMRSADSLLTNLKAHPKRYVHFSIFGRKDK from the coding sequence ATGAAGAAATTTTTCACACCACAGGTAAGGATTGCCATCGTTGCTATACTTGCTATCGTTGTGTTATTCTTTGGAATACAGTTCCTAAGAGGTATTTCCCTCTTCTCGAATGACGCACATTACAAGATTAAGTTCAACGATATCACGGGCTTGTCTACATCAACTCCTGTCTATGCTCGTGGTTTTAAGGTGGGTATCGTTAGGAATATTGATTACGACTATGATAAGTTAGGCGAGTCTATCACAGTCGATGTCGATGTTGAAAAGACATTGAGAATCCCAGAGGGTACTACCGCTGAGATTGTTAGTGACATCATGGGTAACGTGAAGGTCGTACTGCAGTTTGGCAAAAGCACGAAGTTCTTGGAGCCTAACGGATGGATTGACGGTGGTATTAATGATGGTACTTTAGGCGACTTGAAGAGTATGGTGCCTTCTATCCAGAAGATGTTGCCAAAGTTGGATAGCATCCTTGGAAGCGTAAATACACTCCTTGCCGACCCAGCTCTTCAGAGTTCGGTACACAATGTAGACAAGATTACAGCCAATCTTACTACTTCTACCCGTGAGCTTAACACCTTGCTCGCACAGGTTAATGGTTCTTTGCCTGTTATGACGGCAAAGGCTGGTAGGGTGATGGACAATGCCAACGGCATGATGGTGAACGCAAACAGAGGCATTACAGAGGCTCGTGGGGCTATCCGTGGCGTAAATACGATGATGTCTAACCTTAATAATAAGGTGAACGGACTCGATGTTGAGGCTACGATGGCTAAGGTGAACACAACTTTAGACAATATGAACTCGCTCACAGCTAAGCTGAATAGCAACGAGGGTACAATGGGCTTGATGCTTAACGATGCCTCTTTGTACAATAATCTTAATAGCACGATGCGCTCAGCAGATAGTCTTTTGACAAATCTTAAAGCACATCCAAAGCGTTATGTTCATTTCTCTATCTTTGGTAGAAAAGACAAGTAA
- the dnaA gene encoding chromosomal replication initiator protein DnaA: MNVSPKNLWDSCLQLIKENVTEQQFDTWFRPIVLQSYKPASKTLLVQVPSQFVYEYLEGHYVDLLRKVLTRVFGQGVQLTYRVMVDQENHLSQDLEQDTVEDISSQRPTARANQSPTVLDTVPQDLDSQLDPHKSFSNYVEGDSNKLPRSIGLSIAEHPNTTQFNPMFIYGPSGCGKTHLVNAIGLRAKQLYPQKRVLYVSARLFQVQYTDSVRQNTTNDFINFYQTIDILIVDDIQEWVTATKTQDTFFHIFNHLFRNGKRIILASDRPPVDLKGMNDRLLTRFSCGLIAELEKPNVQLCVDILYSKIKRDGLNIPEDVVRFIAETANGSVRDLQGVINSLLAYSVVYNSNIDMRLAERVIKRAVKIDDEPLTIDDIMDKVCSHYNVTMSAVNSRSRKKDIVMARQVSMYMAQKYTKMPASRIGKLVGNRDHSTVIHSCSKIEDRLKVDKGFHAEIASIENSFKLKA; encoded by the coding sequence ATGAACGTCAGTCCTAAAAATCTTTGGGATAGTTGCCTCCAGCTCATAAAGGAGAATGTGACCGAGCAGCAATTTGACACCTGGTTTCGTCCGATTGTTTTACAGTCGTACAAGCCAGCATCAAAGACATTGTTAGTTCAGGTCCCAAGCCAATTCGTATATGAGTATTTGGAGGGACATTACGTAGACTTGCTACGTAAGGTCTTGACGCGTGTCTTCGGACAAGGCGTACAACTGACGTATCGTGTAATGGTTGATCAGGAAAATCACTTGTCACAAGACTTAGAGCAGGATACCGTAGAAGATATCTCTTCACAGCGTCCTACTGCTCGTGCCAATCAGAGCCCAACCGTACTGGATACAGTGCCACAGGACCTCGATTCACAACTCGACCCTCATAAGTCATTCAGCAACTATGTTGAAGGCGACAGCAACAAACTTCCACGTTCTATCGGTCTTTCTATCGCAGAACATCCTAACACAACACAGTTTAACCCAATGTTCATCTATGGACCATCGGGCTGTGGAAAGACCCACCTTGTTAATGCTATCGGATTAAGAGCTAAGCAACTCTATCCTCAAAAGCGTGTGTTATACGTGTCTGCACGTCTGTTCCAAGTACAGTACACCGATTCTGTACGACAGAATACTACCAACGATTTTATCAACTTCTATCAGACAATTGACATTCTGATTGTCGATGATATTCAGGAATGGGTTACTGCAACAAAGACGCAGGACACTTTCTTCCATATTTTTAACCACCTTTTTCGTAATGGAAAGCGTATCATCTTGGCGAGCGACCGCCCACCAGTAGATCTCAAGGGTATGAACGACCGCCTGCTGACTCGTTTCTCTTGCGGACTGATTGCAGAGTTGGAAAAACCAAACGTACAGCTGTGTGTGGATATTCTCTACAGCAAGATTAAGCGTGACGGTCTTAACATTCCAGAGGATGTGGTGCGCTTCATCGCCGAGACAGCTAATGGTAGTGTACGTGACCTTCAAGGTGTTATCAACTCATTGCTCGCTTACAGCGTCGTTTACAATAGTAATATTGATATGCGATTGGCTGAGCGTGTTATCAAACGTGCAGTGAAGATTGACGACGAACCGTTGACAATTGACGATATCATGGACAAGGTATGCTCGCATTATAATGTCACGATGTCGGCAGTCAACTCTCGTTCTCGCAAGAAAGACATTGTGATGGCACGCCAAGTGAGCATGTATATGGCACAGAAATATACGAAGATGCCTGCAAGTCGTATCGGAAAGTTGGTGGGTAATCGTGATCACAGCACCGTAATCCACAGTTGCTCTAAGATTGAAGACCGTCTTAAGGTTGACAAGGGATTCCATGCTGAAATCGCAAGTATTGAAAACTCTTTTAAGTTAAAAGCATAA
- a CDS encoding TonB-dependent receptor: protein MIKKRTVKQILCKSAFVFAATFVLSLPTYARHENEVKVNTEANIKGRVVDSKTQHPLSHASVLVLGTVITTTTDADGHFMLRNLPVGKVIVEVRSAGYRAYKHEVTTQKNNTHELNVMLKPDEIALDEVVVSANRSQTLRRESPVVVNVLDTKLLESTHSTTLVQGLNFQPGVRTEDNCTNCGFSQVRINGLDGHYSQILIDSRPVFTALQGVYGLEQIPSNMVQRVEIVRGGGSALFGASAIGGTINIITKEPSENSADVAHTITGATNGSTAFDNNTTGNLSVVTTNNRAGFYLYGQSRHRAAYDRDGDGYTDLPTLDNKTVGLSSFFRLTDYSKITLKYHGLKEYRRGGNKLYLPAHEANIAEQIEHTINGGSLGYDLFSLNGKGHFSAYASFQNVDRKSYYGGLGELATAADGLKALNEAYKLGLNLDMSEDDAATLPANQQQTLADAQAYDKAQRAYNLTHNINYIAGAQYVHNFDRLWFMPSSLVVGAEYSYDRIKDHSLGYNSLMEQRVNIGSFFAQNEWKNNHWGLLLGGRLDKHNLISHLIFSPRVNLRYNPTPNTNFRLTYAGGFRAPQAFDEDLHTRIADGDRVKIALAKDLKEERSHSFSASADLYKSFGTVQTNVLIEGFYTRLNNMFATRKLADDVIIDGARVEERFNSNGATVYGINLEGKASLSSWAQLQAGFTWQSSRYRTPEEWDDDAAPEFKTTKRLLRTPNTYGYFTLTVHPTIDFALSLSGVYTGRMYVGHPKGGSERTNDFAIIEHTPAFLTLNLKLAYNFYITKQVKLEASAGVQNMLDAYQKDLDKGASRASDYVYGPTQPRSLFLGVKFSY, encoded by the coding sequence ATGATAAAGAAAAGAACCGTAAAACAGATTTTATGTAAATCGGCGTTTGTTTTCGCCGCTACGTTCGTTCTTTCGCTGCCCACTTACGCAAGGCACGAGAACGAAGTGAAAGTTAATACCGAAGCCAACATTAAGGGACGCGTTGTGGATAGTAAAACACAACATCCTCTTTCGCACGCGAGCGTGCTGGTTTTGGGTACAGTTATCACTACCACCACCGATGCCGATGGCCATTTTATGCTGCGAAATCTGCCTGTGGGAAAGGTGATTGTGGAAGTGCGCTCGGCTGGTTATAGGGCTTACAAACACGAGGTGACAACGCAAAAAAATAATACCCATGAGCTGAATGTGATGCTCAAACCCGACGAAATTGCGCTCGACGAGGTTGTTGTGTCGGCCAATCGTAGTCAAACACTTAGACGTGAGTCGCCTGTGGTTGTGAATGTTCTGGACACGAAGTTGCTCGAGTCTACCCATTCTACAACCTTGGTGCAGGGTTTAAATTTCCAACCGGGCGTGCGAACTGAAGATAATTGCACCAATTGCGGATTCTCGCAGGTGCGCATCAATGGGCTTGATGGTCATTATTCGCAAATATTAATCGACTCGCGACCTGTTTTCACGGCCCTTCAAGGTGTTTATGGACTCGAACAGATACCCTCTAACATGGTGCAACGTGTTGAAATTGTTCGCGGTGGTGGCTCGGCGCTCTTCGGTGCTTCGGCCATTGGTGGCACCATCAACATCATTACCAAAGAACCTAGCGAAAATTCGGCCGATGTGGCGCACACCATCACAGGCGCAACAAATGGCTCTACTGCTTTCGACAACAACACCACGGGCAACCTATCGGTTGTTACAACCAATAATAGAGCTGGTTTTTATCTCTATGGACAAAGCCGACACCGCGCTGCTTACGACCGCGATGGCGATGGTTACACCGACCTTCCCACGCTAGATAATAAAACTGTGGGGCTTAGCTCTTTCTTCCGACTCACCGATTACTCCAAAATAACCCTTAAATACCACGGCTTGAAGGAGTATAGACGTGGCGGAAACAAACTTTACTTGCCTGCTCACGAGGCCAATATTGCCGAACAAATCGAACATACCATCAACGGCGGAAGTTTGGGCTACGACCTCTTTAGCCTTAATGGTAAGGGACATTTCAGTGCTTATGCCTCGTTTCAAAACGTTGACCGTAAGAGTTATTACGGCGGACTGGGCGAACTGGCCACCGCTGCCGATGGACTTAAGGCCTTGAACGAAGCCTATAAACTGGGACTTAACCTCGATATGAGCGAAGACGATGCCGCCACGCTGCCCGCCAACCAACAACAAACGCTGGCCGATGCGCAAGCCTACGACAAAGCACAACGAGCCTATAACCTTACGCATAACATCAATTACATAGCTGGTGCGCAATATGTGCACAATTTCGACCGTCTGTGGTTCATGCCTTCGAGTCTTGTTGTGGGGGCCGAATATAGCTACGACCGCATTAAAGACCACTCTCTGGGCTACAACAGCCTGATGGAACAGCGCGTGAATATTGGTAGCTTCTTTGCTCAAAACGAATGGAAAAACAACCATTGGGGCTTGCTTCTGGGCGGACGACTAGACAAACACAACCTTATCTCGCATCTTATCTTTAGTCCGCGCGTTAATCTGCGCTACAATCCCACGCCCAACACCAATTTCCGACTTACTTACGCTGGCGGATTTAGAGCCCCACAGGCTTTTGATGAAGACCTTCATACGCGTATTGCTGATGGCGACCGTGTGAAAATTGCGTTGGCTAAGGATTTGAAAGAGGAACGTTCGCACAGCTTTAGTGCATCGGCCGACCTCTATAAAAGTTTTGGAACAGTACAAACCAACGTTCTTATTGAGGGCTTTTACACACGCCTTAACAACATGTTTGCTACACGCAAACTGGCTGATGATGTGATTATTGATGGCGCACGTGTTGAAGAACGCTTCAATTCTAACGGTGCAACGGTGTATGGAATTAACCTCGAGGGCAAGGCTTCGCTCTCGTCGTGGGCGCAATTGCAAGCTGGTTTTACTTGGCAAAGCAGCCGTTATCGCACGCCCGAAGAATGGGACGACGATGCTGCTCCCGAGTTTAAAACCACTAAACGTCTGCTGCGAACGCCCAACACCTACGGATATTTCACCCTCACTGTGCATCCCACCATCGATTTTGCCCTATCGTTATCGGGCGTTTACACGGGTAGAATGTATGTTGGCCACCCCAAAGGGGGGAGCGAGCGCACCAACGACTTTGCTATCATTGAGCACACTCCCGCGTTTCTCACGCTTAACCTGAAGCTTGCCTATAATTTCTACATAACTAAGCAGGTGAAATTGGAGGCTAGTGCGGGGGTGCAAAACATGCTCGATGCTTACCAAAAGGATTTGGATAAAGGGGCTTCGCGTGCCTCCGACTATGTTTACGGACCTACTCAACCCCGCAGTTTGTTTCTTGGGGTGAAGTTTTCGTACTAG
- a CDS encoding AAA family ATPase has protein sequence MNFTWIPFYKEFAEKLLQFQTDRKKLLKLIYDNRATLLADYLHDEGGKDDLFTDIDPFTTFGIFNRGVKKENRIRSAELFKDLLNMSANVPEDFVGIPILNNQKSHFFGFRRDREDDDIDNLWSLFVKVVKKENFEDEYNIVIRQYIIRVNITMALFWIRPEDFLAFDSTNRAYLKEHYGVILPNKAPEYSEYMSILNDIKAKMKKGVIKEKTFYELSANANNGTLDDAELTWYDDVVRIWERRKNIVLYGAPGTGKTYDVPELAVRLCDPAFMATGPRREEIVSRYNQLKTEKRIAFTTFHQSLDYEDWIEGLRPVVNENSQVTYEIESGIFKKLCEEAERPVVKDKKVGIADNAVVWKVSLAGTGDNPVRSDCMKNSYIRIGWDGYGPVISDETDWSVYNGEGKQILDAYINKMKIGDIVMSCYSSQTIDAIGVVVGDYEFEDKFPNYKRVRRVNWLVKNINENIVEMNDGKTMTLGTVYRLNSITLDNVKSILEKYNTSSKMEENDKAYVMVIDELNRGNVSKVFGELITLLEADKRKGRINAESVVLPYSKKGFHIPNNVYLIATMNTADRSLGSLDYAIRRRFAFIAEKPFGLEVEGFNEDLFEKVSSLFVKNFDEYKESGWDLTMKLEPADTLSEEYKPEDVWIGHSYFLMQDEEGEDNTSNRLLYEIIPLLEEYVRDGVLTAEAQDVIDELYKQATE, from the coding sequence ATGAATTTTACTTGGATTCCTTTCTACAAAGAGTTTGCAGAAAAGCTTCTGCAGTTTCAGACAGATAGGAAAAAGTTGCTTAAACTAATATATGATAACAGAGCTACTCTTTTAGCAGATTACCTTCATGACGAAGGTGGTAAGGATGATTTATTCACAGACATTGATCCGTTTACTACTTTCGGAATATTTAATCGAGGTGTTAAAAAAGAAAATAGAATCCGCTCTGCAGAATTATTTAAGGATCTTCTGAATATGTCAGCTAATGTTCCAGAAGACTTTGTAGGTATTCCTATCCTTAATAATCAGAAGTCTCATTTCTTTGGTTTTAGAAGGGATCGTGAAGATGATGATATTGATAATCTTTGGAGTTTGTTTGTAAAAGTAGTTAAGAAAGAGAACTTCGAAGACGAATATAACATAGTCATAAGACAATATATTATACGTGTAAATATCACAATGGCTTTGTTCTGGATTCGTCCTGAAGATTTCTTAGCTTTTGACAGTACGAATAGAGCATATTTGAAAGAACATTATGGTGTTATATTACCAAATAAAGCTCCAGAATATTCAGAGTATATGAGTATACTTAATGATATAAAGGCGAAAATGAAGAAAGGTGTTATAAAGGAAAAAACATTCTATGAACTTTCTGCAAATGCGAACAATGGAACATTAGATGATGCAGAACTAACATGGTATGATGATGTTGTCCGTATATGGGAGCGACGTAAGAACATAGTGTTATATGGTGCACCAGGTACTGGTAAGACTTATGACGTACCAGAGCTTGCTGTTCGTCTTTGTGATCCGGCGTTTATGGCAACAGGACCGAGGCGGGAGGAGATAGTAAGCAGATACAATCAGCTTAAAACGGAAAAGCGTATTGCCTTTACAACCTTTCATCAGTCCTTAGACTATGAGGATTGGATTGAGGGCTTACGCCCTGTTGTCAACGAGAATAGTCAAGTAACCTACGAGATAGAAAGCGGAATCTTCAAGAAGTTGTGTGAAGAGGCAGAACGCCCTGTGGTTAAGGATAAGAAGGTGGGTATCGCCGATAATGCTGTTGTCTGGAAGGTTTCACTTGCAGGAACGGGCGATAATCCAGTACGAAGCGACTGTATGAAGAATAGCTATATTCGTATCGGGTGGGATGGTTATGGTCCAGTTATCTCAGATGAGACCGATTGGAGTGTTTATAATGGTGAAGGCAAGCAGATATTAGATGCTTACATCAATAAGATGAAGATAGGCGATATCGTTATGTCGTGTTATTCAAGTCAGACGATTGATGCCATTGGAGTCGTTGTTGGTGATTATGAGTTTGAGGATAAGTTCCCTAACTATAAGCGTGTTAGACGTGTTAACTGGCTTGTAAAGAACATCAATGAGAATATTGTAGAGATGAATGATGGTAAGACTATGACCTTGGGAACGGTCTATCGTTTGAATTCTATCACGCTTGACAATGTAAAATCAATTCTTGAGAAGTACAATACTTCTTCTAAGATGGAGGAGAACGACAAAGCCTATGTGATGGTTATTGACGAATTGAATCGTGGAAATGTGTCGAAGGTGTTTGGCGAGCTGATAACACTGCTCGAAGCAGACAAGCGTAAGGGACGTATTAATGCTGAAAGTGTCGTGCTGCCTTACTCTAAGAAAGGTTTTCATATTCCAAACAATGTCTATCTGATTGCAACCATGAATACTGCCGACCGCTCTTTGGGCTCGCTTGATTATGCTATCAGACGACGTTTTGCCTTCATTGCAGAGAAGCCATTTGGCTTAGAAGTAGAAGGATTCAATGAGGATCTTTTTGAGAAGGTTAGTAGTCTGTTTGTTAAGAACTTTGATGAGTATAAAGAGAGTGGTTGGGACCTGACGATGAAGCTCGAACCCGCAGACACGCTGTCTGAAGAGTATAAACCAGAAGATGTTTGGATTGGTCATAGTTACTTCCTGATGCAGGATGAGGAGGGTGAAGATAATACGAGCAATCGTCTTCTCTATGAGATTATTCCACTTTTAGAGGAGTATGTTCGTGATGGTGTGCTGACAGCAGAGGCACAAGATGTTATCGACGAATTATATAAGCAAGCAACCGAGTAA
- a CDS encoding 5-methylcytosine restriction system specificity protein McrC, which yields MRVVQLQEQLLENTYLQQTECEAIIPYMDDGSEVVRRVKRGREEKELCLKLSRKADSICATGSYFVGVDWIKEEELAVQVSPKMNDGFEIDYVRMLNEALAEPDNMEHLKDLLTIRFDKPSIRISQQQDLLSIFLITEYLNILQRIVRKGLKKSYYRIEENLNNKVKGHILVSRTIQRNLAKGRITDNVCRYQVYDIDSPENRILKKALVFCRKQLEVYKHALDTKALEKKIRYVQPSFERVGDEISVKAMKTFKGNPVFKEYFTAVEYAQLLLRRFSYDITLVGKKEIVTPPFWIDMSKLFELYVFGKLKKIFTGKREIQYHVKAHYQELDYLLKPTEWTEPYVIDAKYKPRYKQGGGITMDDAREVGGYARLSKVYKKLGLNEETALPIKCLIIYPDQDQEERFTFTRTEEPAFEKVSNYVRFYKLGIRLPVISV from the coding sequence ATGAGAGTAGTGCAACTTCAAGAACAGTTGTTGGAGAATACTTATCTTCAACAAACAGAGTGTGAGGCTATCATCCCTTATATGGATGATGGCTCGGAAGTTGTGCGTAGGGTTAAAAGAGGGCGTGAGGAGAAGGAACTCTGTCTTAAGCTATCTCGTAAAGCGGATAGCATCTGTGCCACTGGCTCTTATTTCGTTGGGGTAGACTGGATTAAGGAAGAGGAGTTAGCTGTACAAGTCAGTCCTAAGATGAATGACGGCTTTGAGATAGACTATGTTCGTATGTTAAACGAGGCATTGGCAGAACCCGATAACATGGAGCATCTGAAAGACTTACTCACCATTCGTTTTGATAAACCTTCTATCCGTATCAGTCAGCAGCAAGACCTGTTGAGTATCTTTTTGATTACAGAGTATTTGAATATTCTTCAGCGTATCGTAAGAAAGGGTTTGAAGAAGAGTTATTATAGGATTGAAGAAAACCTAAACAATAAGGTTAAAGGACATATCCTTGTCAGTAGAACGATTCAACGAAACCTTGCGAAGGGACGTATTACAGACAATGTTTGCCGTTACCAGGTGTATGACATTGACTCACCAGAGAACAGAATACTAAAGAAGGCACTTGTTTTTTGTAGGAAACAGTTGGAGGTTTATAAGCATGCACTTGACACAAAGGCTTTGGAAAAGAAGATAAGATATGTGCAGCCTTCTTTCGAGCGGGTGGGCGATGAGATAAGTGTTAAGGCAATGAAGACGTTTAAGGGTAATCCTGTTTTCAAAGAATACTTCACGGCTGTTGAGTATGCGCAACTGCTGCTAAGGCGTTTCAGTTATGATATTACACTTGTTGGTAAGAAAGAGATAGTCACGCCTCCGTTCTGGATAGATATGAGCAAGCTTTTTGAGTTATATGTTTTTGGTAAGCTTAAGAAGATATTTACAGGGAAAAGAGAGATTCAATATCATGTGAAAGCTCATTATCAAGAACTTGACTATCTTCTGAAACCGACAGAGTGGACTGAACCCTACGTTATTGATGCGAAATATAAACCACGTTATAAGCAGGGTGGTGGTATAACTATGGACGATGCAAGGGAAGTTGGTGGTTATGCCCGATTAAGCAAAGTCTATAAAAAGTTAGGCTTGAATGAAGAGACTGCACTGCCTATTAAGTGTCTCATTATCTATCCCGACCAAGATCAAGAAGAGCGATTTACTTTTACAAGGACGGAAGAACCAGCGTTTGAAAAGGTTTCTAATTATGTACGTTTCTACAAATTAGGAATCAGGTTGCCTGTTATTTCTGTGTGA
- a CDS encoding SusF/SusE family outer membrane protein — MGLKTFTKSILFCALFVVGALSAKAADRLVIVGDATWGGWNLGQSTVMQKSDENADVFKATVHLDANKEFKFLTELGWGNLEYRAGASSVTLQSGVEAPLVSSEDEPTDGKFFVSESANYDIVCNLATKKVVVTKAAYQTTDLKHTALWMIGSATKGGWSIGEGTIMKADATNPAKFSARTELKAGELKFGTNVYAGFDQMFYLRDLSDEGKIVFGGDDNKWNITEEATYDVTVDVAAMTVSFTKVDPTAISSVETANNAPAVYYTLSGVKVEKPVAGVYVKRQGGKSVKVVVK, encoded by the coding sequence ATGGGATTAAAAACATTTACAAAATCTATTTTATTTTGCGCTTTATTCGTTGTTGGCGCATTGTCTGCAAAAGCTGCTGATCGCTTAGTAATCGTCGGTGATGCTACATGGGGTGGTTGGAATCTTGGTCAATCTACCGTTATGCAGAAGTCTGATGAGAACGCTGATGTCTTCAAGGCAACCGTTCATTTGGATGCAAACAAGGAGTTTAAGTTCTTGACTGAGCTTGGTTGGGGTAACTTGGAGTATCGTGCTGGAGCAAGTTCTGTTACCTTACAGTCGGGTGTTGAGGCTCCATTGGTTAGCAGCGAAGATGAGCCTACCGATGGTAAGTTCTTTGTTTCTGAGTCTGCCAACTATGATATTGTTTGTAACTTGGCTACGAAAAAAGTGGTTGTTACCAAAGCTGCTTATCAGACAACAGATTTGAAGCACACTGCTTTATGGATGATTGGTAGTGCTACAAAGGGCGGTTGGAGTATCGGAGAAGGTACGATTATGAAGGCAGATGCAACTAATCCTGCTAAGTTCTCAGCACGAACAGAGTTGAAGGCTGGTGAGTTGAAGTTCGGTACGAATGTCTATGCTGGCTTCGATCAGATGTTCTATTTGCGCGACTTGTCAGACGAGGGTAAGATTGTCTTTGGCGGTGATGATAACAAATGGAACATCACAGAGGAGGCTACATACGACGTTACTGTTGATGTTGCTGCGATGACAGTGTCATTTACTAAGGTTGATCCAACAGCGATTAGCAGTGTAGAGACAGCAAACAATGCACCTGCAGTTTACTACACATTGAGCGGTGTGAAGGTTGAGAAGCCTGTTGCTGGTGTTTATGTAAAGCGTCAGGGTGGTAAGTCAGTGAAGGTTGTAGTGAAATAA